A part of Microbacterium atlanticum genomic DNA contains:
- the ppgK gene encoding polyphosphate--glucose phosphotransferase, with protein MASDAARAVGVDIGGTGIKAGIVDLDRGELVSDRVKVATPEGAHPPDVLAAVTQVLSTLGVADDPTVALGVAFPAIVKRGRTLSAANVSAEWIGFEAEKFFEDGLGRDIHFANDADVAGVAEMRYGAAKDQPGLTILTTLGTGIGSALLYDGVLIPNSELGHVQRAKHGKDAEAYAAYSAMERNELSWEQWAERLQWYYSHIEFLFSPDLFVVGGGVSKHADKFLHLLDLKTPIVPAVHRNNAGIIGAAALARG; from the coding sequence ATGGCATCTGACGCGGCACGCGCCGTCGGCGTGGACATCGGCGGCACCGGTATCAAGGCAGGCATCGTGGACCTTGATCGGGGCGAGCTCGTCAGTGACCGCGTGAAGGTCGCGACCCCCGAGGGGGCGCACCCGCCGGACGTCCTGGCGGCGGTCACGCAGGTGCTGTCGACGCTGGGCGTCGCCGATGATCCGACCGTCGCCCTCGGCGTCGCGTTCCCCGCGATCGTCAAGCGTGGGCGCACCCTCTCGGCTGCCAACGTGTCGGCGGAGTGGATCGGCTTCGAGGCCGAGAAGTTCTTCGAGGACGGCCTCGGCCGCGACATCCATTTCGCCAACGACGCCGACGTCGCCGGCGTCGCGGAGATGCGCTACGGCGCGGCGAAGGACCAGCCGGGGCTCACGATCCTCACGACCCTCGGCACGGGCATCGGGTCCGCGCTGCTGTACGACGGCGTGCTCATCCCTAACTCCGAGCTGGGCCACGTCCAGCGCGCGAAGCACGGCAAGGACGCCGAGGCGTACGCCGCGTACTCCGCCATGGAGCGGAACGAGCTGTCGTGGGAGCAGTGGGCCGAGCGACTGCAGTGGTACTACAGCCACATCGAGTTCCTCTTCAGCCCCGACCTCTTCGTCGTCGGCGGCGGGGTGTCCAAGCACGCCGACAAGTTCCTCCACCTGCTCGACCTGAAGACGCCGATCGTGCCGGCCGTGCACCGCAACAACGCCGGGATCATCGGGGCCGCGGCACTCGCGCGCGGCTGA
- a CDS encoding SPOR domain-containing protein, whose product MTNGSEKYWYNLRTGEVEKGFESPSVDRAGPFDTPEEAAAAPEVISQRSRAWAEEEAREDSWGKGVSGESTGDQ is encoded by the coding sequence ATGACGAACGGCAGCGAGAAGTACTGGTACAACCTCCGCACCGGCGAGGTCGAGAAGGGCTTCGAGTCGCCCTCGGTCGACCGCGCCGGTCCCTTCGACACCCCTGAGGAGGCGGCCGCTGCTCCGGAGGTGATCAGTCAGCGCTCACGTGCGTGGGCGGAGGAGGAGGCCCGCGAGGACTCCTGGGGCAAAGGCGTGTCGGGGGAGTCCACCGGCGACCAGTAG
- the glnA gene encoding type I glutamate--ammonia ligase has product MDKQRDFVLRTIEERGVKFVRLWFTDVIGTLKSVAIAPAEVEGAFSEGLGFDGSAIEGLTRSYESDLLAHPDPTTFQTLPWRGEIDPTARMFCDITTPDGQPAVADPRHVLKRTLAKAADAGFTFYTHPEIEFYLLKSSAFGAEGPEPVDSAGYFDNVPGGTAHDFRRRSVRMLEDLGISVEFSHHEGGPGQNEIDLRYADALTTADNIMTFRTVIKEVAIEQGVYATFMPKPMTGKPGSGMHTHMSLFEGDVNAFYEEGAQYQLSKVGRQFIAGLLRHANEISAVTNQFVNSYKRLWGGDEAPSFICWGHNNRSALVRVPLYKPNKGQSSRVEYRALDSAANPYLAFALMLAAGLKGIEGEYELPAEAEDNVWSLTDAERRALGYAPLPASLDHALEYMEESELVAETLGEQVFNYVLLNKRREWQEYRSQVTPFELKSNLEML; this is encoded by the coding sequence ATGGACAAGCAGCGTGACTTCGTTCTGAGGACCATCGAGGAGCGGGGCGTCAAGTTCGTCCGGCTCTGGTTCACCGACGTGATCGGCACTCTGAAGTCCGTCGCCATCGCCCCCGCCGAGGTGGAGGGCGCGTTCAGCGAGGGCCTCGGCTTCGACGGCTCGGCGATCGAGGGCCTGACGCGCTCCTACGAGTCGGACCTGCTCGCCCACCCCGACCCGACGACGTTCCAGACCCTGCCGTGGCGGGGCGAGATCGACCCGACGGCACGCATGTTCTGCGACATCACCACTCCGGACGGCCAGCCGGCGGTGGCAGACCCCCGCCACGTGCTCAAGCGCACGCTCGCGAAGGCGGCGGACGCGGGGTTCACGTTCTACACCCACCCCGAGATCGAGTTCTACCTGCTGAAGTCCTCGGCGTTCGGTGCCGAGGGACCCGAGCCGGTGGACTCGGCCGGCTACTTCGACAACGTCCCCGGCGGCACCGCCCACGACTTCCGGCGGCGCTCCGTGCGCATGCTCGAGGACCTCGGCATCTCGGTGGAGTTCAGCCACCACGAGGGCGGCCCCGGCCAGAACGAGATCGACCTGCGCTACGCCGACGCCCTCACGACGGCCGACAACATCATGACCTTCCGCACGGTCATCAAGGAGGTCGCGATCGAGCAGGGCGTGTACGCGACGTTCATGCCCAAGCCGATGACCGGCAAGCCCGGCAGCGGCATGCACACGCACATGTCGCTCTTCGAGGGAGACGTCAACGCGTTCTACGAAGAGGGCGCGCAGTACCAGCTCTCGAAGGTCGGCCGGCAGTTCATCGCGGGGCTGCTGCGTCACGCGAACGAGATCTCGGCGGTCACCAACCAGTTCGTGAACTCCTACAAGCGACTGTGGGGCGGCGACGAAGCGCCCAGCTTCATCTGCTGGGGCCACAACAACCGCTCGGCGCTGGTACGGGTTCCGCTGTACAAGCCGAACAAGGGGCAGTCCTCGCGCGTGGAGTACCGCGCCCTCGATTCCGCCGCGAACCCGTACCTCGCGTTCGCCCTCATGCTGGCCGCGGGCCTGAAGGGCATCGAGGGGGAGTACGAGCTGCCGGCGGAGGCCGAGGACAACGTCTGGTCGCTGACCGACGCGGAGCGGCGCGCGCTGGGCTATGCGCCTCTTCCGGCGAGCCTGGACCACGCTCTGGAGTACATGGAGGAGTCGGAGCTCGTCGCCGAGACGCTGGGCGAGCAGGTCTTCAACTATGTGCTGCTGAACAAGCGTCGCGAGTGGCAGGAGTACCGGTCGCAGGTGACCCCGTTCGAGCTCAAGAGCAACCTCGAGATGCTCTGA
- a CDS encoding bifunctional [glutamine synthetase] adenylyltransferase/[glutamine synthetase]-adenylyl-L-tyrosine phosphorylase, with translation MSASERPGSLTPLARLGFSRLTEAEALLEELSQLIGAPRSEVLDAAAHAADPDEALFGVTRLARRDPDPVARARRRPDAWRALWALLGASSGFGEFFLRHPAEVDELGDAGVRLPTGDELRETMLAAVGAVDGFAAEGGEGAWVALRVRYRRMLARIAAYDLLSPSPVDEIAGVSAGLADAAGAALEASLAVARTRVSGGAVGAGLFPRDQVARTKLAIIGMGKTGARELNYVSDVDVIFVAGGDDAAVDELGESRIVDIATRLAVQTMRGISGVEIEPPLWEVDANLRPEGKQGALVRTLDSHLAYYDRWAKSWEFQALLKARPIAGDEALGRAYTEAVQPKVWTSAARENFVDSVQRMRERVTEHIPAADVPYQIKLGPGGIRDIEFTVQLLQLVHGLSDDRIRQRGTLDALAALVTEGYIGRAEASAFSRDYRVLRLLEHRVQLRQLRRTHLMPQRPDDLRVLARSSGLADGGDGVWSLWESVKREVRDIHVRLFYRPLLSAVAALPADERVLSTEQAHDRLAAIGFADPAGALRHIAALTSGLSRKATIQRHLMPVMIRWFADGADPDYGLLAFRRLSERLGDTHWFLRMLRDSSGAAESLSRVLSGSRYVGELIEWIPESAAWLDDPELLRPRSGAALQQEARAIQTRHATTLDAMRAVRALRRREQLRVAMGAILGTMTIEEVAAALTTITDVTIQATLRAVRREVVPPDDASLDFSVIAMGRFGGAELGFGSDADVMYVYRANDVDPQRAQELALKIVAALRTHSEDHRVPLELDADLRPEGRNGPLARSLDAYAEYYRRWAQPWEAQALLRARGVAGSVKLIADFAELADQVRYPQSVDAAAVREIKRIKARVESERLPQGVDPSRHLKLGRGSLSDVEWLVQLLQLQHAHAVPEMRTTSTLGALRAAEAAGLLATSAADRLAEAWRLASRLRSANTLLSGQTSDVLPVDRKKLDGIGRLLEYPPRSATRVEEDYLGVTRRARRVFEKLFYG, from the coding sequence ATGTCGGCGAGCGAGCGTCCGGGATCGCTGACTCCGCTCGCGCGACTGGGCTTCAGCCGGCTCACCGAGGCGGAGGCGCTGCTCGAGGAGCTGTCGCAGCTGATCGGCGCGCCGCGGAGCGAGGTGCTCGATGCCGCCGCACACGCGGCAGATCCGGACGAGGCTCTGTTCGGCGTGACGCGGCTGGCCCGCCGGGACCCCGATCCGGTCGCACGCGCGAGGCGGCGTCCGGACGCCTGGCGTGCGCTGTGGGCGCTGCTGGGCGCCTCCAGCGGCTTCGGCGAGTTCTTCCTCCGTCATCCTGCCGAGGTCGATGAGCTCGGCGACGCCGGTGTGCGTCTGCCGACCGGCGATGAGCTGCGCGAGACGATGCTGGCAGCGGTGGGAGCCGTCGACGGATTCGCGGCCGAGGGCGGGGAGGGCGCGTGGGTCGCCCTGCGCGTCCGCTATCGGCGCATGCTGGCGCGCATCGCGGCGTACGACCTGCTCAGTCCCTCGCCGGTCGACGAGATCGCCGGAGTCTCGGCAGGGCTGGCGGATGCCGCGGGCGCGGCGCTCGAGGCGTCCCTCGCCGTCGCGCGCACGCGGGTGTCGGGCGGTGCGGTGGGGGCCGGGCTCTTTCCCCGCGACCAGGTGGCGCGCACGAAGCTCGCGATCATCGGCATGGGAAAGACCGGGGCGCGCGAGCTCAACTACGTCAGCGATGTCGACGTCATCTTCGTCGCGGGCGGCGATGACGCCGCGGTCGATGAGCTGGGGGAGAGTCGCATCGTCGACATCGCGACGCGTCTGGCGGTGCAGACGATGCGCGGGATCAGCGGTGTGGAGATCGAGCCGCCGCTGTGGGAAGTCGACGCGAACCTCCGCCCGGAGGGCAAGCAGGGCGCCCTCGTGCGGACGCTGGACTCGCACCTGGCGTACTACGACCGTTGGGCCAAGAGCTGGGAGTTCCAGGCGCTGCTGAAGGCGCGCCCGATCGCCGGCGACGAGGCGCTCGGGCGCGCCTACACCGAGGCGGTGCAGCCGAAGGTGTGGACCAGCGCGGCGCGCGAGAACTTCGTCGACTCCGTGCAGCGCATGCGGGAGCGGGTCACGGAGCACATTCCCGCCGCTGACGTGCCGTATCAGATCAAGCTCGGACCCGGCGGCATCCGCGACATCGAGTTCACGGTGCAGCTGCTGCAGCTCGTGCACGGGCTCTCGGATGACCGCATCCGCCAGCGGGGCACCCTCGACGCCCTCGCGGCGCTCGTGACCGAGGGGTACATCGGCCGGGCCGAGGCATCCGCGTTCTCGCGTGACTACCGCGTGCTGCGGCTCCTGGAGCACCGCGTGCAGCTTCGTCAGCTGCGACGCACGCATCTCATGCCGCAGCGCCCGGACGACCTGCGCGTCCTTGCCAGGTCCAGCGGCCTCGCCGACGGCGGCGACGGAGTCTGGTCGCTGTGGGAGTCGGTCAAGCGCGAGGTCCGCGACATCCATGTGCGGCTGTTCTACCGCCCGCTCCTGTCGGCGGTGGCAGCGCTGCCCGCCGACGAGCGGGTGCTGTCGACCGAGCAGGCGCACGACCGCCTGGCCGCGATCGGCTTCGCCGATCCGGCCGGCGCCCTGCGCCACATCGCGGCGCTGACCAGCGGCCTGAGCCGGAAGGCCACCATCCAGCGACATCTCATGCCCGTGATGATCCGGTGGTTCGCCGACGGCGCCGACCCGGACTACGGCCTGCTCGCGTTCCGCCGGCTCAGCGAGCGGCTCGGGGACACGCACTGGTTCCTCCGCATGCTGCGGGACTCGTCGGGCGCCGCGGAAAGCCTGTCGCGCGTGCTCTCGGGCTCGCGCTACGTGGGCGAGCTGATCGAGTGGATCCCGGAGTCCGCGGCCTGGCTCGATGACCCCGAGCTGCTGCGGCCCCGCTCCGGCGCGGCCCTCCAGCAGGAGGCACGGGCGATCCAGACGCGTCATGCCACCACGCTCGACGCCATGCGCGCGGTGCGGGCGCTTCGGCGGCGGGAGCAGCTCCGGGTGGCGATGGGCGCGATCCTCGGGACGATGACCATCGAGGAGGTGGCCGCTGCGCTCACGACCATCACCGACGTGACCATCCAGGCGACGCTCCGCGCCGTCCGTCGCGAGGTCGTTCCGCCGGACGACGCGTCACTGGACTTCTCGGTCATCGCGATGGGTCGCTTCGGCGGCGCGGAGCTGGGGTTCGGCTCGGACGCCGACGTCATGTACGTCTACCGCGCGAACGACGTCGACCCGCAGCGCGCGCAGGAGCTCGCGCTGAAGATCGTCGCAGCGCTGCGCACCCATTCCGAGGACCACCGCGTCCCGCTCGAGCTCGACGCCGACCTGCGTCCCGAGGGGCGCAACGGCCCTCTGGCGCGATCCCTCGACGCCTACGCCGAGTACTACCGGCGCTGGGCGCAGCCGTGGGAGGCTCAGGCTCTGCTGCGCGCCCGCGGGGTTGCGGGGAGCGTGAAGCTGATCGCCGACTTCGCCGAGCTCGCCGACCAGGTGCGCTACCCGCAGAGCGTCGACGCCGCTGCGGTGCGTGAGATCAAGCGCATCAAGGCCCGCGTCGAGAGCGAGCGTCTGCCGCAGGGCGTGGATCCCTCGCGGCACCTCAAGCTCGGGCGCGGGTCGCTCAGCGACGTCGAGTGGCTCGTCCAGCTTCTTCAGCTGCAGCACGCCCATGCCGTTCCCGAAATGCGCACGACATCGACGCTGGGCGCGCTGCGTGCCGCCGAGGCGGCGGGGCTGCTTGCCACCAGCGCAGCGGACCGACTCGCCGAGGCATGGCGGCTCGCAAGCCGGCTCCGCTCGGCGAACACCCTCCTGTCAGGGCAGACGAGCGACGTCCTTCCGGTCGACCGCAAGAAGCTCGACGGCATCGGGAGGCTCCTCGAGTACCCGCCGCGCTCGGCCACCCGGGTCGAAGAGGACTACCTCGGCGTCACCCGCCGCGCGCGACGCGTCTTCGAGAAGCTGTTCTACGGCTAG
- a CDS encoding peptidase M23, with the protein MLALTVSLAIVAAALVGAGALAGAFGKAFAADDGGAGPDVPLLPPAIVAPGIAGYGPEQLSHACTILTAGRDLGFDARDQTIAVMTAMGESSLRNIDYGDWETSGVTNPDGSRTTSIGLFQQQDSWGPREARLDPYTAASVFYRAMAHRVPERAAVEPTLVAHRTQINKDPYHYARYWDRAVRVVAALGGTPLEGDRIDGIPLCPAP; encoded by the coding sequence GTGCTGGCGCTGACCGTCTCGCTGGCGATCGTCGCCGCCGCGCTCGTGGGCGCCGGTGCCCTGGCGGGCGCGTTCGGCAAGGCGTTCGCGGCGGACGACGGCGGTGCGGGCCCCGACGTGCCGCTGCTGCCGCCGGCGATCGTGGCGCCCGGGATCGCGGGATACGGGCCCGAGCAGCTCTCGCACGCCTGCACGATCCTCACCGCAGGCCGCGACCTCGGATTCGACGCCCGCGACCAGACGATCGCCGTGATGACCGCGATGGGTGAGTCGTCGCTGCGGAACATCGACTACGGCGACTGGGAGACGAGCGGAGTCACCAACCCGGACGGCTCGCGCACCACGTCCATCGGCCTGTTCCAGCAGCAGGACTCCTGGGGACCCCGCGAGGCGCGGCTGGATCCTTACACGGCGGCGTCCGTCTTCTACCGGGCGATGGCGCATCGCGTACCCGAGCGGGCCGCGGTGGAGCCGACGCTCGTCGCCCATCGCACGCAGATCAACAAGGACCCGTACCACTACGCACGCTACTGGGACCGTGCCGTCCGCGTGGTGGCTGCCCTGGGCGGCACGCCTCTCGAAGGCGACCGCATCGACGGCATCCCGCTCTGCCCCGCGCCCTGA
- the glnA gene encoding type I glutamate--ammonia ligase has translation MFKDSSEVLKYIKDEDVKFLDIRFTDLPGVQQHFNIPASTVDEEFFTVGQLFDGSSIRGFANIHESDMQLIPDVSTAYLDPFREAKTLVMVFDIYNPRNGEIYAKDPRQVAKKAEKYLASTGIADTAFFAPEAEFYIFDDVRYEVKQNASFYSVDSEEGAWNTGRVEDGGNLANKTPFKGGYFPVSPVDKTADLRDDISLRLIESGLHLERAHHEVGTGGQQEINYRFDTMVHAADDILKFKYIVKNVANEWGKVATFMPKPLFGDNGSGMHTHQSLWLDGKPLFYDEKGYAQLSDTARWYIGGILAHAPALLAFTNPTLNSYKRLVKGYEAPVNLVYSAGNRSAAIRIPITGSNPKAKRIEFRAPDASGNPYLAFAAQLMAGLDGIQNRIEPHEPVDKDLYELPPEEARNIPQVPNSLLDSLEALRADHEFLLKGGVFTPELIETWIEYKIENEIQPLNARPHPFEYELYFGV, from the coding sequence ATGTTCAAAGATTCATCCGAGGTGCTGAAGTACATCAAGGATGAGGACGTCAAGTTCCTCGACATCCGTTTCACGGACCTTCCTGGCGTGCAGCAGCACTTCAACATCCCGGCCTCCACCGTCGACGAAGAGTTCTTCACGGTGGGCCAGCTGTTCGACGGCTCCTCCATCCGGGGATTCGCGAACATCCACGAATCTGACATGCAGCTCATCCCCGACGTGTCGACCGCCTACCTCGACCCGTTCCGCGAGGCCAAGACGCTGGTGATGGTGTTCGACATCTACAACCCGCGCAACGGCGAGATCTACGCGAAGGACCCGCGTCAGGTCGCCAAGAAGGCCGAGAAGTACCTCGCCTCGACCGGCATCGCCGACACCGCCTTCTTCGCCCCGGAGGCCGAGTTCTACATCTTCGACGACGTCCGCTACGAGGTGAAGCAGAACGCGAGCTTCTACTCGGTGGACTCCGAGGAGGGCGCGTGGAACACCGGACGCGTGGAGGACGGCGGCAACCTGGCGAACAAGACCCCCTTCAAGGGCGGCTACTTCCCCGTCTCGCCGGTCGACAAGACCGCCGACCTGCGTGACGACATCAGCCTGCGCCTCATCGAGTCGGGCCTCCATCTCGAGCGCGCGCACCACGAGGTGGGCACCGGCGGGCAGCAGGAGATCAACTACCGGTTCGACACCATGGTGCACGCGGCCGACGACATCCTGAAGTTCAAGTACATCGTCAAGAACGTGGCGAACGAGTGGGGCAAGGTCGCGACCTTCATGCCCAAGCCGCTGTTCGGCGACAACGGCTCCGGGATGCACACCCACCAGTCCCTGTGGCTCGACGGCAAGCCGCTGTTCTACGACGAGAAGGGCTACGCGCAGCTCTCCGACACCGCGCGCTGGTACATCGGCGGCATCCTCGCCCACGCCCCCGCGCTGCTGGCGTTCACCAACCCGACGCTGAACTCCTACAAGCGCCTGGTGAAGGGCTACGAGGCGCCGGTCAACCTGGTGTACTCGGCCGGGAACCGCTCGGCGGCGATCCGCATCCCCATCACCGGGTCCAACCCGAAGGCCAAGCGCATCGAGTTCCGCGCGCCGGATGCCTCGGGCAACCCGTACCTCGCCTTCGCCGCGCAGCTCATGGCGGGCCTCGACGGCATCCAGAACCGCATCGAGCCGCACGAGCCGGTCGACAAGGACCTGTACGAGCTTCCCCCCGAGGAGGCTAGGAACATCCCGCAGGTGCCCAACTCGCTGCTCGACTCGCTCGAGGCGCTGCGCGCCGACCACGAGTTCCTCCTGAAGGGGGGCGTCTTCACGCCCGAGCTCATCGAGACGTGGATCGAGTACAAGATCGAGAACGAGATCCAGCCGCTCAACGCGCGTCCGCACCCCTTCGAGTACGAGCTGTACTTCGGCGTCTGA
- a CDS encoding RDD family protein: MTASTQDYPGERLGLPREGAGSIGRLGRRVGALFIDYGAAYLISGFFGWDPLAILALFAAIQLVFLPTLQGSPGHRLFGLRLMRLDGAWVGLWRPIVRTALLVVVIPAVIWDADQRGLHDKAAGTVLVRS, translated from the coding sequence GTGACCGCGAGCACCCAGGACTACCCCGGAGAACGCCTCGGACTGCCCCGGGAGGGCGCCGGATCGATCGGCCGGCTCGGCCGCCGGGTGGGGGCGCTGTTCATCGACTACGGCGCGGCGTACCTCATCTCCGGCTTCTTCGGGTGGGATCCGCTCGCCATCCTCGCGCTGTTCGCGGCGATTCAGCTGGTCTTCCTCCCGACGCTCCAGGGGAGCCCCGGTCACCGGCTCTTCGGGCTGCGGCTGATGCGCCTCGACGGCGCGTGGGTCGGCCTATGGCGTCCCATCGTCCGCACGGCGCTGCTCGTCGTGGTGATCCCGGCCGTCATCTGGGACGCCGATCAGCGCGGACTGCACGACAAGGCTGCCGGAACGGTCCTCGTCCGGTCCTGA
- a CDS encoding DUF4191 family protein gives MAARSSAPEKGPGFFSQIRTLYTFTQKEYRWLPFLLIGVLLLGIAVGVAIGFLIPPVAIWSVILWGLTGLMLGVLASMMTMTRLSTRAMYKKIDGMPGATGHVLSTSLGRKWSASEMPVGINPKTQEAVYRAVGRGGVVIVGEGARGRLTRLVNDERAKVQRVAAGVPVTVFYVGHGDGEVPIGKLAPAIKALPKKIDRATMAAVIKRIDSVSQTLSSLPIPKGIDPTKVRAPRPR, from the coding sequence ATGGCCGCCCGCAGCTCCGCCCCCGAGAAGGGCCCTGGTTTCTTCTCCCAGATCCGCACCCTCTACACCTTCACGCAGAAGGAGTACCGCTGGCTGCCGTTCCTCCTCATCGGCGTCCTGCTCCTCGGCATCGCGGTGGGTGTGGCGATCGGATTCCTGATCCCGCCGGTCGCCATCTGGAGCGTGATCCTGTGGGGCCTGACGGGCCTGATGCTCGGCGTGCTGGCCTCGATGATGACGATGACCCGTCTGTCCACCCGCGCGATGTACAAGAAGATCGACGGCATGCCCGGTGCCACGGGCCACGTCCTGTCGACCTCGCTGGGTCGCAAGTGGTCTGCCAGCGAGATGCCGGTGGGCATCAACCCCAAGACGCAGGAGGCCGTCTACCGGGCGGTGGGTCGCGGCGGCGTCGTCATCGTCGGCGAGGGCGCGCGCGGCCGCCTCACGCGCCTGGTCAACGACGAGCGTGCGAAGGTGCAGCGGGTCGCGGCCGGTGTGCCTGTCACCGTGTTCTACGTCGGCCACGGAGACGGCGAGGTCCCCATCGGCAAGCTCGCCCCCGCGATCAAGGCGCTCCCCAAGAAGATCGACCGCGCGACCATGGCGGCGGTCATCAAGCGCATCGACTCTGTGTCGCAGACGCTGTCGTCGCTGCCCATCCCGAAGGGCATCGACCCGACGAAGGTGCGGGCGCCGCGCCCGCGCTGA
- the sucB gene encoding 2-oxoglutarate dehydrogenase, E2 component, dihydrolipoamide succinyltransferase — protein MSTSVVLPALGESVTEGTVTRWLKNVGDTVQADEGLLEISTDKVDTEIPSPVSGVIEEILVQEDETVEVGAVLAKIGDGSGSSDAAPAPEAAAAETPAAPADAAPAAAPAPAEAPAQAEAPAAAPAPAEAAPAAAPAAEAPAAAGKDVVLPELGESVTEGTVTRWLKQVGDEVAVDEPLLEISTDKVDTEIPSPFAGTLQEILVQEDETVAVGSPLARIGEAGAAPAAEAPAPAQAPAPAEAPAPAQAEAPAPAPAEAPAPAAEAPAQAPAPAQAPAQAAAPAPAETPAPAQSAAPASAPSLADDDSVTYVTPLVRRLAQQQGVDLATVKGTGVGGRIRKEDVLKAAEAASAPAEAPAAAAPAAPAPLEVSPLRGTTQPMSRLRKVLAQRAVESMQSTAQLTSVVEVDVTKLAAFRDKVKGEFQSKTGDKLSFLPFFALAAAEALQAYPVINSTVDGDQIVYPATENLSIAVDTERGLLTPVLRDAATKNLAEIAHEIADLAARTRDNKLKPDELAGGTFTLTNTGSRGALFDTPVVFLPQTAILGTGVVVKRPGVVTVDGKDAISVRSYVFLALSYDHRVIDGADAARFLGAVKSRLEAAQFEGQLGI, from the coding sequence ATGAGCACATCCGTGGTCCTCCCCGCTCTCGGTGAGAGCGTGACCGAGGGAACGGTCACCCGCTGGCTCAAGAACGTCGGCGACACCGTTCAGGCCGACGAGGGCCTGCTCGAGATCTCCACGGACAAGGTGGACACCGAGATCCCCTCGCCCGTGAGCGGTGTCATCGAGGAGATCCTCGTGCAGGAGGACGAGACCGTCGAGGTCGGCGCCGTGCTGGCGAAGATCGGCGACGGCTCCGGCAGCTCCGACGCAGCCCCCGCCCCCGAGGCTGCGGCCGCCGAGACCCCTGCCGCCCCCGCGGACGCCGCACCGGCCGCAGCGCCCGCCCCTGCTGAGGCGCCCGCCCAGGCCGAAGCGCCCGCCGCCGCTCCCGCGCCGGCCGAGGCTGCACCGGCAGCCGCGCCGGCCGCCGAGGCACCCGCTGCCGCAGGCAAGGACGTCGTCCTCCCCGAGCTCGGCGAGAGCGTCACGGAGGGAACGGTGACCCGCTGGCTGAAGCAGGTCGGCGACGAGGTCGCGGTCGACGAGCCGCTCCTCGAGATCTCGACCGACAAGGTCGACACCGAGATCCCTTCGCCGTTCGCCGGCACGCTGCAGGAGATCCTCGTCCAGGAGGACGAGACGGTCGCGGTCGGCTCGCCCCTCGCCCGCATCGGTGAGGCAGGGGCCGCGCCGGCGGCGGAGGCTCCCGCGCCGGCACAGGCACCGGCACCGGCGGAGGCCCCCGCACCGGCACAGGCCGAGGCCCCCGCACCGGCACCGGCCGAAGCCCCCGCACCCGCCGCCGAGGCGCCCGCTCAGGCGCCGGCGCCCGCGCAGGCGCCGGCACAGGCCGCGGCTCCCGCCCCGGCGGAGACCCCCGCGCCCGCTCAGAGTGCGGCTCCGGCGTCCGCCCCCTCGCTCGCGGACGACGACAGCGTCACCTATGTGACGCCGCTGGTCCGCCGCCTCGCCCAGCAGCAGGGCGTCGACCTCGCGACAGTCAAGGGCACCGGCGTCGGAGGCCGCATCCGCAAGGAGGACGTGCTCAAGGCCGCGGAGGCGGCGTCGGCTCCGGCCGAGGCGCCGGCCGCGGCCGCTCCTGCGGCGCCTGCGCCGCTGGAGGTGTCGCCGCTGCGAGGCACGACCCAGCCGATGTCGCGGCTTCGCAAGGTCCTCGCCCAGCGGGCCGTCGAGTCGATGCAGTCCACGGCGCAGCTCACCTCCGTCGTGGAGGTCGACGTCACCAAGCTCGCGGCGTTCCGCGACAAGGTGAAGGGCGAGTTCCAGTCCAAGACCGGCGACAAGCTGTCCTTCCTGCCGTTCTTCGCCCTCGCCGCCGCGGAGGCGCTGCAGGCGTACCCGGTCATCAACTCGACCGTGGACGGCGACCAGATCGTCTATCCGGCGACCGAGAACCTCTCCATCGCCGTCGACACCGAGCGCGGCCTGCTCACGCCGGTGCTGCGCGACGCGGCGACGAAGAACCTCGCCGAGATCGCGCACGAGATCGCCGATCTCGCGGCGCGGACCCGCGACAACAAGCTGAAGCCCGACGAGCTCGCCGGCGGCACCTTCACGCTGACCAACACCGGTTCGCGCGGTGCGCTGTTCGACACGCCCGTGGTCTTCCTTCCGCAGACCGCGATCCTCGGCACCGGGGTCGTCGTCAAGCGCCCGGGCGTGGTGACGGTCGACGGCAAGGACGCCATCTCGGTGCGCTCCTACGTGTTCCTGGCGCTCTCCTACGACCACCGCGTCATCGACGGGGCCGACGCCGCGCGGTTCCTGGGTGCCGTGAAGTCGCGCCTGGAGGCGGCGCAGTTCGAGGGCCAGCTCGGCATCTGA